In the genome of Gemmatimonadota bacterium, the window GTATACGCCACGGATACCCGGCCGTGCGACCAGGTGGAGTCGCTCGCTCTCGAGGCGGACGTGCTGATCCACGACGGCATGTTCAGCGACGACCTGCGGGCGCAGGCCCGACAGAAGCACCACTCGACGGTCGTGCAGGCCGCCCGCATCGCCCGGCGCGCGAAGGTCGGCAACCTCGTGCTGACCCATATCAGTTCCCGCTACATGCAGGATGGGCCGCTGGCCGCCGAAGCGCGCAAGGTCTTTCCCGCCACCCGCGTCGCGCGGGATCTCATGGAATTCAACGTACCCATGTATAAATGAGGCCGGCCCGGTGAGTGTAGCCTATCCGGCCTGTTCGGCGCGGGTGCAGGCGCAGGCCCTGCCCATGGGTTACTCCGCGGCCTCGCGCTGGACGGCCTCCCAGGCCGCCAGGCCCCCGACCAGATCCATCACGTCCGCGATACCGTTCCGCTTCAGGATGCTGGCCGCCATGGCGGAACGATAACCGCCGGCGCACTGGACGACCACCGTGGTGCCGGTGGGGATCTCGCCCAGTCGTTCATCCAGGTGGTTCAGGGGAACGTGGAGGCTGCCCCGGATGGACCTGGCGGCGCGTTCCTGGCTGGTCCGGATGTCGAGCACCAGGGGCGGGCGTTCCGAGTCCAACTGGTCCCGGAGCGCCGCCGCGGTGATGCGGTCGGTCCGGCCAAGCAGGTCGGGCCGTTCATCCAGTGCGTGCATGCCGCCCTTCAGATATCCCGCGATATGGTCGAAGCCGATGCGTCCCAGACGCAGGGCGGATTCCTCCTCCGCGCCCGATTCCGTGACCAGCACGATCGGCCGGTCCCGCGGCAGCAGGGTGCCCGCCCAGCTGGCGTACTGGCCTCCGAGGCCGATGTTGATGCTCCCCTTCAGGTGCGCGCCCTCATAGTCCGCGGCGTCCCGCGTGTCGAGCAACTGGGCGCCGTCTTCCACCTTGCGCAACACCTCCTCCAATGAAAGGGGGTTCAGGTTGCGCTTCAGCAGATGATCCAGCGTTTCGTGTTCCTGCGCGTTGAACGCGGCGTCGTAGGTGAAGTACGAAGGTGCCTCGGGCTGGTCCGTCGTGATGAGGCGGGTAAAGGTCTCCCGGTCCATGGGCTGCAGGGCGTAGTTGTACTTCTTCTGATCTCCCATGGTGGACACCGTGTCCGTACTCAGGTTCTTGCCGCACAACGAGCCGGCGCCGTGTGCGGGATAGACGAGCGTCTCGTCCATGGTCGCCGGAATCAGCTTCCCGTGGAGGGAATCGTAGAGCAGGTCGGCGAGGTCCTCGGCCTTCCAACCGAGCGCGGCCCGAAGGTCCGGACGGCCCACGTCGCCGATGAACAGGGTGTCCCCGGTCAGCACGGCG includes:
- a CDS encoding MBL fold metallo-hydrolase translates to MILNQYYLGCLAHASYFLGDESSGVAAVVDPQRDIGQYIEEAEARNMTIEHVFLTHFHADFAAGHLELRDRTGAMIHLGARAEADYPFEPMRDGGGMDLGRIRLAFLETPGHSPESVCILVFDPDGAASPYAVLTGDTLFIGDVGRPDLRAALGWKAEDLADLLYDSLHGKLIPATMDETLVYPAHGAGSLCGKNLSTDTVSTMGDQKKYNYALQPMDRETFTRLITTDQPEAPSYFTYDAAFNAQEHETLDHLLKRNLNPLSLEEVLRKVEDGAQLLDTRDAADYEGAHLKGSINIGLGGQYASWAGTLLPRDRPIVLVTESGAEEESALRLGRIGFDHIAGYLKGGMHALDERPDLLGRTDRITAAALRDQLDSERPPLVLDIRTSQERAARSIRGSLHVPLNHLDERLGEIPTGTTVVVQCAGGYRSAMAASILKRNGIADVMDLVGGLAAWEAVQREAAE